The Eubacteriaceae bacterium Marseille-Q4139 genome has a window encoding:
- a CDS encoding ABC transporter ATP-binding protein, whose product MSEPVIVLNKLTKCYGKHRGIEEISFTVERGEIFGFIGPNGAGKSTTIRTLMGLLKPTGGTASVFGLDCGRQASEIAKDVGYLPSENCYYNSMKVQEMLLYTAELYGVAGHNRMEALAERLNLDLSRRIGDLSLGNKKKVGIVSALLPSPKLLIMDEPTSGLDPLIQQTFYDLLKEENERGTTIFLSSHVLSEVQRLCDRVAILREGKLVGVQSMKELRENGYKKISLTAKSAIPEDFFSVPGTANLEWDKSKTSVSFMFSGTVMMIMNQLHRLELEDILIEEPSLEEIFLHYYE is encoded by the coding sequence ATGAGTGAACCTGTGATCGTCCTAAACAAGCTCACCAAATGTTATGGAAAGCACCGGGGGATTGAGGAAATCAGCTTTACGGTCGAGCGTGGTGAGATATTCGGCTTTATCGGCCCCAACGGGGCGGGAAAATCTACTACCATCCGCACCCTGATGGGGCTGTTGAAGCCCACCGGCGGAACCGCTTCTGTCTTTGGACTGGACTGTGGGCGGCAGGCGTCTGAGATTGCAAAGGATGTAGGGTATCTGCCCAGCGAAAACTGTTACTACAACAGCATGAAAGTCCAAGAAATGCTTCTCTATACGGCGGAACTCTACGGAGTAGCCGGTCATAACCGGATGGAAGCATTGGCGGAACGGCTGAATTTGGATTTGTCCAGGAGAATCGGCGATCTGTCTTTAGGCAATAAAAAGAAAGTCGGCATCGTTTCGGCTCTGCTGCCCTCTCCCAAATTACTTATCATGGACGAGCCTACCAGCGGCCTTGACCCGCTGATCCAGCAGACCTTTTATGACCTGTTAAAAGAAGAAAATGAGCGCGGTACGACGATTTTCCTGTCCTCCCATGTTCTAAGTGAGGTACAGAGGCTTTGTGACCGTGTAGCCATTCTGCGGGAGGGGAAGCTGGTTGGCGTTCAATCCATGAAAGAACTGCGGGAAAACGGATACAAGAAAATCTCGCTGACAGCAAAAAGCGCCATTCCAGAGGATTTCTTTTCTGTTCCCGGTACGGCTAATTTAGAGTGGGACAAGAGCAAGACTTCTGTATCCTTTATGTTCAGCGGAACAGTTATGATGATTATGAACCAGCTTCATCGGCTGGAGCTGGAGGACATTTTAATTGAGGAACCGTCATTGGAAGAAATATTCCTCCACTACTACGAATAG